CGGATCGGCCGTTGGGGCGCGGGGCTTTCAGGCTGGATCGTGATCGTTTTCAGGCTGGAGGTTGGGGGGATTCAGGCTGGAATCCGTCCGGTCATACGATCACGACCAACCCCTCCCGCCGTGCCGCTTCCTTCAGCCGCTCGTCGAGACTGACGAACGGTGCCGTTTCAGGTCGGCCGTCCACAAGGGCGATGGCGGCCGCCAGTTGAAGCGCATCGGCGGCGCGCAGGACGTGCGTGCGCAACAGACGCCGGGCGAGGGGACGGATGGCGGCCACAGGTTGCACCTCGAGCCACGTCGCTGCGAGGGTGTCGAGTTCCCTGAACAGCACGGTCGAATCGGACGACGTGAGCGAACCGGCATGCTCGCGCCGAGCAATCACCGAAGCGGTTTCCACTCGCGTCGTCCACCAGACCACGATGTTCGGGTCGACGTCGATCAGCGCACGCATCGCCGTGCTGGTAGGTTCGCCGACCAACAGGGGCACGATTGCCGACGTGTCCCAAAACCTCACCGGTCTTCGTGCCGATCTTCAAGAAACGCCTGAAGCACGCTCGTACCGTCGACCGTGGTCACGAGTGGCCAAGTCAACAGGGTCCTGTCGGCGGGGCGCGTGGGCAGTCGAACCAGACCGATGGCGGCCAGCCGATTGACCCGCTCGGCGTCGTCTGCCGACAGGTCCCCGACAACGGCTGGCTCGATGCGCGCAATCGGACGGCCACGGTGCAGGATGAGCACCGTCTCGCCTTCGGCCACGCGGCGCAGGAGTTCGCTCAGGCGGGCTTTCACGTCGGTCACGTTGGTGGTGATCATGTGACCATTATGGTCAGTGCGGCATGACCGGGTCAACCTGGCGTTCGCGACGATTCCGCCGGACGGCGGGGACGCGTCACCAGCAGCAGGCGTGCTAGCGGCGGGGACGGAATGCCACGGGCAGCCAGAGGTTCGTCTTTGGCCTGAAGCGGGTCAGGACTTCAACGCCGATTCGGTCGTCGTGCGCGAAGTACACGACATCGCCCAGCGCAGCCATTCGTCCGTCCGGAGGCACGCTCAACCGCCCGACAACCCGCGGCGTGATCCGATCATCGACGCGAACGACCCAAATCACCCCGTCCAGATAGGCGTACACCCACCCATCCGTGGCGTGCAACGTCTTGAACTCCTCCTCGAGGCGCAGGTGTGCGCGCACTTCCGGTCGCTCGGGCACGGCGAAATCGATGAACACGATGTCCCGACCGCCGCCGTAGACCGCAGTCGTGCCGCTCGTGCCTGCCGGCCTTAGGCCCTCCGGCACGCCTGCGAGCGGGCCGATCGGGCGCGGCGAGAACGGCTCGGTGATGTCGACCTGATAGGGTGGCGTCGACCCGATCAGGAGTCGACGCCCAGCAACGAGCAGCGGACCCATGACGGGCATATGGTGCATGCCCACCAGACGCGTCCGCCCCGGGGTGGACACATCGAGGACCGACAGGCGACCGTCGCTCCCGAGTGCGTAGACTGCCGGGCGGACGACGGCGAGGGCGTGGACATACGGCCCGCCGGGCGGCGGAGGGCAGCGGCCGTTCCCCAT
Above is a window of Candidatus Avedoeria danica DNA encoding:
- a CDS encoding type II toxin-antitoxin system prevent-host-death family antitoxin, producing the protein MITTNVTDVKARLSELLRRVAEGETVLILHRGRPIARIEPAVVGDLSADDAERVNRLAAIGLVRLPTRPADRTLLTWPLVTTVDGTSVLQAFLEDRHEDR